The following proteins come from a genomic window of Deltaproteobacteria bacterium:
- a CDS encoding HNH nuclease family protein, with protein sequence MSFGPSRRSRREIKPTQGSNKTIKEIVEEIRANLPSKESYRDRSLALHGLICARCGREFTPAQRQLLTVHHKDGNHLNNPPDGSNWENLCAYCHEDIHSRELLGEYLKNDK encoded by the coding sequence ATGTCTTTTGGACCAAGCAGGCGTTCTCGCCGGGAGATCAAACCAACCCAAGGAAGTAATAAGACGATTAAAGAGATTGTCGAGGAAATCCGGGCCAATCTCCCGTCCAAGGAAAGCTATCGGGACCGGTCCCTGGCCCTTCACGGGTTGATCTGCGCCCGATGCGGCAGGGAATTTACCCCGGCCCAGAGACAACTCCTGACGGTCCACCATAAGGACGGCAATCATCTGAATAATCCCCCGGACGGAAGCAACTGGGAAAACCTTTGCGCCTATTGCCATGAGGATATCCATTCCAGGGAATTGTTGGGGGAATATCTTAAAAATGACAAGTAG